Proteins from one Pongo abelii isolate AG06213 chromosome 7, NHGRI_mPonAbe1-v2.0_pri, whole genome shotgun sequence genomic window:
- the LOC112134719 gene encoding beta-defensin 130B-like has protein sequence MKLHSLISVLLLFVTLIPKGKTGVIPGQKQCIALKGVCRDKLCSTLDDTIGICNEEKKCCRRWWIFEPYPTPVPEGKSP, from the exons ATGAAACTCCATTCCCTTATTTCTGTTCTCCTCCTCTTTGTGACTTTAATACCAAAAG GAAAGACTGGCGTTATTCCAGGACAAAAACAGTGTATTGCTTTGAAAGGGGTGTGCAGAGACAAACTATGCAGCACACTAGATGATACCATTGGTATatgtaatgaagaaaaaaaatgttgtagaAGGTGGTGGATATTTGAGCCCTATCCAACTCCGGTTCCCGAAGGAAAATCTCCTTAG